Proteins encoded within one genomic window of Paenarthrobacter sp. JL.01a:
- a CDS encoding AzlD domain-containing protein, translated as MNLWLWILIACALAYLTKLVGYFVPAKLLDNPRIMHVAGTMTIGLLASLTVVNAVASGQGLVLDARIGALVAAAVALLLRAPFLVVVIAGAAAAALLRLLGWG; from the coding sequence ATGAATCTCTGGCTGTGGATCCTCATCGCCTGCGCGCTGGCCTACCTCACCAAACTCGTGGGCTACTTTGTCCCGGCGAAGCTGTTGGACAATCCCCGCATCATGCACGTGGCCGGGACCATGACCATCGGGCTGCTCGCGTCCCTGACAGTGGTGAACGCTGTGGCGTCCGGGCAGGGGCTGGTTCTCGATGCCCGGATCGGCGCTTTGGTGGCTGCCGCCGTCGCACTGTTGCTTCGCGCGCCGTTCCTGGTGGTCGTCATTGCGGGCGCGGCAGCCGCAGCATTGCTGCGGCTGCTCGGTTGGGGCTGA
- a CDS encoding MTH1187 family thiamine-binding protein has product MLLAFSVAPSGQPASATNGGPAPDASVHDAVAAAVKIVRESGLPNQTDSMFTTIEGEWDEVFDVVKRATEAVGRYGSRVSLVIKADIRPGYSGELTGKVERLEDAISASE; this is encoded by the coding sequence ATGTTGCTTGCATTCTCAGTCGCCCCTTCAGGCCAGCCCGCATCCGCCACCAACGGGGGACCAGCCCCTGACGCTTCCGTGCACGATGCTGTTGCCGCCGCCGTCAAGATCGTCCGTGAGTCGGGGCTGCCCAACCAGACCGACTCGATGTTCACCACCATTGAGGGCGAATGGGACGAAGTTTTCGACGTCGTCAAGCGCGCCACCGAGGCGGTCGGGCGCTACGGCAGCCGCGTCTCACTGGTGATCAAGGCAGACATCCGGCCCGGCTACAGCGGCGAGCTGACCGGCAAGGTCGAACGCTTGGAAGATGCGATCTCCGCCTCGGAGTAG
- a CDS encoding AzlC family ABC transporter permease, which produces MSGGSAPMKLRESPAFKIALSLSIATGLYGVSFGALSVASGFDFWQTMALSLLLFSGGSQFAFIGVVAGGGSGVAAMTASALLGMRNGIYGMQINAMLRPMGWKRYVSAHVTIDESTATASGQSDPGEQSRGFWTAGIGIFILWNIFTAVGALAGDAMGDPKQWGLDGAAVAAFLALLWPRLKGREPWAIAAACALATILAVPFVPSGVPILVAAVVAGVIGWFSHARMDEGLEPDVDPYAEKHRQGNEGRK; this is translated from the coding sequence ATGAGCGGCGGTTCCGCTCCCATGAAGCTGCGGGAATCGCCGGCCTTCAAGATTGCGCTGTCCCTGAGCATTGCAACAGGCTTGTATGGCGTCTCTTTCGGGGCATTGTCCGTGGCCTCCGGATTCGATTTCTGGCAGACAATGGCGCTGAGTCTCCTGCTGTTCAGTGGGGGATCGCAATTCGCGTTCATCGGCGTCGTGGCAGGCGGCGGTTCAGGTGTCGCGGCCATGACGGCCAGTGCCCTGCTGGGTATGCGCAACGGCATCTACGGGATGCAGATCAATGCCATGCTTCGCCCAATGGGCTGGAAGCGTTATGTTTCCGCCCACGTCACCATTGACGAGTCAACAGCCACCGCCTCCGGCCAATCCGATCCCGGTGAGCAGAGCCGAGGCTTCTGGACTGCCGGCATTGGAATATTCATTTTGTGGAATATCTTTACGGCTGTCGGAGCCTTGGCGGGGGACGCGATGGGAGACCCCAAACAGTGGGGGCTGGACGGAGCTGCTGTGGCCGCGTTCCTGGCTCTGCTGTGGCCACGCCTGAAAGGCCGCGAACCATGGGCGATAGCTGCAGCCTGTGCGTTGGCCACGATCCTGGCCGTACCTTTCGTGCCGTCAGGCGTCCCCATCCTGGTGGCCGCAGTGGTTGCCGGAGTCATCGGCTGGTTCAGCCACGCACGAATGGACGAAGGCTTGGAGCCGGACGTGGATCCCTATGCGGAGAAGCACCGGCAGGGGAATGAGGGCAGGAAATGA
- a CDS encoding TetR/AcrR family transcriptional regulator, with translation MEQPSERKPLRADAARNVDKIITAARQCFREFGPDVPLQTIAATAGVGPATLFRNFSDKEQLVLAALSRQLRQHVDPVAAAATDGMDAAEGLINVIDAVMRVASEDANLLDAVAGRRGLLMGITGGLIGAMATLLERGQGQGTLRRDITIEDMVRLVAMLIGSVDTMEPGSEAWKRPVALIEDAIRTERPSRPLPEQSGIPGVTLSESA, from the coding sequence ATGGAACAGCCCTCTGAACGCAAGCCCCTCAGGGCAGACGCCGCACGCAATGTGGACAAGATCATTACCGCCGCCCGGCAGTGCTTCCGCGAATTCGGACCGGACGTACCCTTGCAGACCATCGCCGCCACCGCTGGAGTTGGCCCCGCAACGTTGTTCCGCAACTTCTCCGACAAGGAACAGCTGGTCCTCGCCGCACTGTCGCGGCAACTGCGCCAGCACGTGGACCCTGTGGCAGCTGCGGCAACCGACGGCATGGATGCCGCCGAAGGACTCATTAATGTCATCGACGCCGTGATGCGGGTTGCCAGCGAAGACGCCAACCTGCTGGATGCCGTTGCCGGCCGCCGCGGGCTTCTCATGGGAATCACCGGTGGTCTCATCGGAGCCATGGCCACCCTTCTGGAACGTGGGCAGGGCCAGGGAACCCTGCGCCGCGATATCACCATCGAGGACATGGTCCGGCTGGTTGCAATGCTGATTGGCTCCGTTGACACCATGGAACCGGGCTCCGAGGCCTGGAAGCGCCCGGTGGCCCTGATCGAGGACGCCATCCGGACCGAACGGCCCTCGCGTCCCCTTCCTGAGCAGTCGGGCATCCCTGGAGTGACCCTTAGCGAAAGCGCCTGA
- a CDS encoding VOC family protein gives MPIKLENVGIAVRDLEETIAFFTDLGLTVLGRDTVSGDWADTAVGLDGNHAKIAVLETPDGQGQLELFEYLHPDAIETSPTLPNEIGMHRVAFSVDDIDAALEIAAQHGCTPLRGVANYQDIYKLTYLRGPSGILVMLAQKLQE, from the coding sequence ATGCCTATCAAGCTTGAGAACGTCGGAATAGCTGTCCGGGACCTCGAAGAAACCATCGCCTTCTTCACCGACCTGGGCCTGACGGTACTGGGCCGGGACACTGTCAGCGGTGACTGGGCCGACACCGCCGTGGGACTCGACGGAAACCACGCGAAGATCGCCGTGCTCGAAACCCCCGACGGCCAGGGCCAACTGGAGCTCTTCGAGTATCTCCACCCCGATGCGATCGAAACGAGCCCAACCCTTCCCAACGAGATCGGCATGCACCGCGTGGCTTTCTCCGTTGACGACATCGACGCAGCCCTGGAGATCGCCGCCCAACACGGATGTACCCCGTTGCGCGGCGTGGCCAACTATCAGGACATCTACAAGCTGACGTACCTTCGCGGTCCCAGCGGCATCCTGGTCATGCTGGCGCAGAAGCTGCAGGAGTAA
- a CDS encoding MFS transporter, translating into MAALRALRPFRHREFRVLISALSISIFGSGMWAVAMVYEVIHLGGGPLELSLVATAASVGLVGFVLAGGIAADRFPQRLLIIAVEGANLAVIATVTLLAMLNVLQLWHLAIGAFVLGVGQAFFFPAYSALLPRILPAEDLLAANGMEGTVRPILQQAAGPAIAGILVAAFSPAHSIAGVAACHFLAFAILNFLGRQNTGVPETSPDHNASRSFLRDLREGFSYTVRTPWLLWTLVWACLSVLFLIGPIEVLLPFVVRDQIGGDSRMFGFLLAVMGVGSAVAALATASFPLPRRYLTVMVVTWGLGSLPVAAIGFMDSVWLLGAAMLIFGVTEGMGTVIWGTLLQRRVPRHLLGRISSLDFFVSLALMPVSMALAGPVAEVVPIWLIFLVAGLVCPFMAFVAVFAARMMTDEIENPLTPATSEATDTQPDAV; encoded by the coding sequence ATGGCCGCCCTGAGAGCGCTGCGCCCCTTCAGGCACCGGGAATTCCGGGTGTTGATCTCTGCGCTGTCCATTTCCATTTTCGGATCCGGCATGTGGGCCGTGGCAATGGTGTATGAGGTCATCCACCTGGGCGGCGGCCCGCTGGAGTTGTCGTTGGTGGCCACGGCCGCGAGTGTGGGGCTGGTCGGATTCGTGCTGGCAGGTGGCATCGCCGCAGACCGGTTCCCGCAACGGCTCCTGATCATCGCCGTTGAAGGCGCCAACCTGGCCGTGATAGCCACGGTCACGCTGCTGGCCATGCTCAATGTCCTTCAACTCTGGCACTTGGCCATCGGCGCTTTCGTCCTTGGCGTTGGCCAGGCCTTCTTCTTCCCCGCCTACTCGGCACTCCTTCCCCGCATACTGCCGGCGGAGGACCTCCTGGCAGCCAACGGCATGGAAGGCACCGTCCGCCCCATTCTCCAACAGGCCGCCGGGCCCGCGATCGCCGGCATCCTGGTGGCGGCCTTCTCTCCTGCGCATTCAATCGCAGGGGTGGCCGCGTGCCATTTCCTGGCGTTCGCGATCCTGAATTTCCTGGGCCGGCAGAATACCGGCGTCCCCGAAACATCCCCGGATCACAACGCATCAAGGTCCTTCCTCCGCGACCTCCGCGAAGGGTTCAGCTACACCGTCCGCACCCCCTGGCTGCTCTGGACGCTGGTATGGGCCTGCCTGTCCGTGCTGTTCCTTATCGGGCCCATCGAGGTCCTGCTGCCGTTCGTGGTCCGCGACCAGATCGGTGGCGACTCCAGGATGTTCGGTTTCCTGCTCGCGGTCATGGGCGTCGGCAGTGCTGTGGCCGCACTGGCAACCGCATCCTTCCCCCTCCCCCGCCGCTACCTGACGGTCATGGTGGTGACGTGGGGGCTGGGCAGCCTGCCCGTTGCCGCCATTGGGTTCATGGACAGTGTGTGGCTGCTTGGAGCGGCCATGCTTATCTTCGGGGTAACGGAAGGCATGGGAACCGTCATCTGGGGCACGCTCCTGCAACGCCGCGTCCCAAGGCATCTGTTGGGACGGATTTCGAGCCTGGATTTCTTTGTTTCCCTGGCCTTGATGCCCGTCTCGATGGCGCTCGCCGGGCCCGTAGCCGAGGTGGTTCCGATCTGGCTGATTTTCCTGGTGGCCGGCTTGGTGTGCCCGTTCATGGCATTCGTGGCTGTCTTCGCGGCACGCATGATGACGGACGAGATCGAAAATCCACTGACGCCCGCAACGTCCGAAGCGACGGACACCCAGCCCGACGCCGTGTAG
- a CDS encoding DUF445 domain-containing protein has product MQVNSERIPTEDVTTPEPDPTRRGDADARGRSAVVDLSAGEREKAAALLRMKRLALALLIAMAVIFTVAFALQKQYPWLEYVRAAAEGGMVGALADWFAVTALFKYPMGLRIPHTAIIPRRKDQIGESLSEFVESNFLSQEVVQEKLASIDIARKAGHWLSGPGGAERVAKEGGAAIRGVFTVLNDDDVQAVIEGMVRKHLLTPPWGPPVGRMAERIFADGHHHRLVDLLVDRAADWVDANHATVNRLVSDRSPLWVPTFVDGLVGDRVHVELSKFVRAVQADPNHQVRQSIDAYLTDLAQDLQHDPAMIERAEGIKAQILGDPEVRELASRTWETVKTALLNAVDDPDSELSQRFKSAVRDFGTRLVNDEELAGKVNTWIGDAAGYLVNTYRSDIAGVISDTVARWDAEETSQKIELQVGKDLQYIRINGTVVGALAGLAIFTVAHLVFG; this is encoded by the coding sequence ATGCAGGTGAACTCTGAGCGAATCCCAACTGAAGATGTCACCACGCCGGAGCCGGACCCCACGCGGCGGGGTGACGCGGACGCGCGGGGCCGTTCCGCCGTCGTCGATCTTTCCGCCGGTGAGAGGGAAAAAGCGGCTGCGCTCCTGCGCATGAAGCGTCTGGCGCTGGCCCTGCTGATTGCCATGGCGGTGATTTTCACGGTGGCCTTTGCACTGCAGAAGCAGTACCCGTGGTTGGAGTATGTTCGCGCCGCGGCCGAGGGCGGCATGGTGGGTGCTTTGGCTGACTGGTTCGCCGTGACGGCCCTGTTCAAGTACCCGATGGGACTGCGGATTCCGCACACCGCCATCATTCCGCGGCGCAAAGACCAGATCGGTGAGTCGCTCAGCGAGTTCGTGGAGAGCAACTTCCTCTCGCAGGAGGTTGTGCAGGAGAAGTTGGCCAGCATCGACATCGCCCGCAAGGCCGGGCACTGGCTATCGGGACCCGGCGGTGCCGAACGTGTGGCCAAGGAGGGTGGCGCTGCGATCCGTGGCGTGTTCACGGTCCTCAACGACGACGACGTGCAGGCAGTCATCGAAGGCATGGTCCGCAAGCACCTCCTCACACCTCCGTGGGGGCCGCCCGTAGGCCGGATGGCCGAACGGATCTTCGCCGACGGTCATCATCACAGGCTGGTGGACCTGCTGGTGGACCGCGCCGCCGACTGGGTGGATGCCAACCACGCAACGGTGAACCGGCTGGTGTCGGACCGGTCTCCGCTGTGGGTGCCGACGTTCGTCGATGGACTGGTGGGTGACCGCGTGCACGTGGAGCTCTCCAAGTTCGTCCGCGCGGTCCAGGCCGACCCCAACCACCAGGTCCGGCAATCGATTGACGCCTACCTCACCGATCTTGCACAAGACCTCCAGCATGATCCGGCGATGATCGAGCGGGCTGAGGGGATCAAGGCGCAGATCCTCGGCGATCCGGAGGTCCGCGAACTGGCCTCCCGCACCTGGGAAACGGTCAAGACCGCGCTGCTCAACGCCGTCGACGATCCCGACAGCGAACTGAGCCAGCGCTTCAAGAGCGCCGTGCGCGACTTTGGTACGCGCCTGGTCAACGACGAGGAACTGGCCGGCAAGGTCAACACCTGGATCGGTGATGCCGCCGGGTATTTGGTGAACACCTACCGCTCGGATATTGCCGGTGTCATCTCTGACACGGTGGCGCGTTGGGATGCCGAGGAGACGTCGCAGAAGATCGAGCTGCAGGTGGGCAAGGACCTCCAGTACATCCGCATTAACGGAACCGTGGTGGGCGCGTTGGCCGGTTTGGCGATCTTCACCGTGGCCCATCTGGTTTTCGGCTAA
- a CDS encoding glycerophosphodiester phosphodiesterase family protein has product MTTDDFTPLRPKVYAHRGASAAFAEHTRAAYLKAIADGADGVECDVHLTRDQHVVLLHDPNLDRTSTGTGPVSEHTLEQLRSLDFSSWKGARIPDAYGGVADQFLTLPELLDILRGAGRDIGLAIELKHPSPYGLKLEERVLALLEEEGWSPEESRLQNIQISFMSFDSDSVQKLLESVPGQHICQLVDDFTVQEIRQELGLGFLTGGAVANVMKAAQEDAERVLDEGQVGIAGPGIDYVREHARNVQRWLEAGRIFRVWTVDSEKDVALCQGLGIHEITTNRPAQVLAQLMVSN; this is encoded by the coding sequence ATGACCACCGACGACTTCACCCCGCTCCGCCCCAAGGTTTACGCCCATCGTGGTGCCAGTGCCGCGTTCGCCGAGCACACACGGGCGGCGTATCTGAAGGCGATCGCTGACGGTGCGGACGGTGTTGAGTGCGACGTCCACCTGACCCGCGACCAGCACGTGGTCCTGCTGCATGACCCCAACCTGGACCGTACTTCCACTGGCACGGGACCTGTATCCGAGCACACCCTTGAGCAGCTCAGGTCCTTGGATTTCTCGTCGTGGAAAGGCGCCCGCATTCCCGATGCCTACGGGGGAGTGGCGGACCAATTCCTGACGCTGCCTGAATTGTTGGACATCCTGCGTGGAGCCGGCCGCGATATTGGGCTGGCGATCGAACTAAAACACCCAAGCCCTTATGGACTCAAACTCGAGGAACGGGTCCTGGCGCTCCTGGAGGAAGAAGGATGGTCGCCCGAAGAATCCCGGCTGCAGAATATACAGATCTCCTTCATGAGCTTTGACTCGGACTCCGTCCAGAAGTTGCTTGAGTCAGTCCCCGGGCAGCACATCTGCCAGTTGGTGGATGACTTCACTGTCCAGGAAATCCGCCAGGAGCTTGGCCTCGGATTCCTCACCGGCGGTGCCGTTGCGAATGTCATGAAGGCCGCCCAGGAAGACGCGGAACGTGTGCTCGACGAAGGGCAGGTAGGCATTGCTGGTCCCGGCATTGACTACGTACGCGAACATGCCCGGAACGTGCAGCGCTGGTTGGAAGCCGGGCGTATATTCCGGGTGTGGACTGTGGATTCCGAGAAGGACGTTGCGCTGTGCCAGGGGTTGGGCATCCACGAGATCACCACCAACAGGCCGGCGCAGGTGCTCGCACAACTGATGGTCTCCAACTAG
- a CDS encoding biotin-dependent carboxyltransferase family protein — translation MGAVVVDPGPSSLVLDPEHVLDRASMNLANALLGNSATAPGLEVLVGGLKLRFVTGSAIAVTGAEGVVTLNGEELALNKPIRVAPGAVLVFGPARFGIRYYVAVHGGFTGRGAIQAGGTVAFGKAQGQGFPSIHQPARRALDPERPVVARITRGPRVPNYDAGLWLRFTTEPWTLSPESDRVGARLAGRPLEVASAPAPQAQPLAAGSVVLPASGLPVIALADRPATAKSPVIALVRDDDLDLIGQARPGQMVHLLG, via the coding sequence ATGGGTGCAGTAGTGGTGGATCCCGGGCCCTCAAGCCTGGTCCTTGACCCTGAGCACGTCCTGGACCGTGCGTCCATGAACCTGGCCAACGCCCTGCTGGGCAACTCCGCCACGGCGCCGGGACTTGAGGTCCTGGTGGGTGGCCTGAAGCTGCGCTTCGTCACGGGTTCCGCCATCGCCGTCACCGGTGCCGAGGGCGTTGTGACCCTCAACGGCGAGGAACTTGCGCTGAACAAACCGATCCGTGTGGCTCCCGGAGCCGTGCTGGTGTTTGGTCCCGCCAGATTCGGGATCCGCTATTACGTTGCAGTGCACGGCGGATTCACAGGGCGCGGAGCGATTCAAGCCGGCGGGACCGTCGCCTTTGGCAAGGCCCAAGGCCAGGGATTCCCGAGCATCCACCAGCCGGCCCGGCGCGCACTCGACCCCGAACGGCCGGTGGTCGCCCGGATTACCCGCGGACCGCGGGTGCCAAATTACGACGCCGGATTGTGGCTTCGCTTTACCACGGAACCTTGGACTCTCTCACCCGAGTCCGACCGCGTCGGTGCGCGGCTGGCGGGCCGGCCGCTTGAGGTGGCCTCGGCTCCAGCACCCCAGGCCCAACCGTTGGCGGCAGGCTCTGTGGTTTTGCCGGCGTCGGGCCTTCCCGTCATCGCCCTCGCAGACCGACCGGCTACCGCGAAGTCGCCCGTGATTGCGCTGGTCCGCGACGACGACCTCGACTTGATCGGGCAGGCCAGGCCGGGGCAGATGGTGCATTTGCTGGGCTAA
- a CDS encoding LamB/YcsF family protein, producing the protein MDLNADLGESFGSWTLGDDASMFRNVSSANVACGFHAGDPLTMLDSCRAAFELDVRVGAHVGYRDLAGFGRRSLDMTFDELFGDVLYQLGALDGMAHAVGASVDYVKPHGALYNRIVRDAEQAEAVVAAVHAYDPGLPVLGLPGSAWITLADEAGHPVFREAFVDRAYLPDGTLVPRTQEGAVLHDTAAVVAQAVRLATRKEVVAIDGSVVPVQADSLCIHGDTPGAVNMAAAVREGLEQAGVNIEAFA; encoded by the coding sequence GTGGATTTGAACGCTGATCTGGGGGAGTCTTTCGGCTCCTGGACACTGGGCGACGACGCTTCCATGTTCCGCAACGTGAGCAGCGCTAACGTGGCCTGCGGATTCCACGCCGGCGACCCCCTCACCATGCTGGACAGCTGCCGTGCCGCCTTCGAGCTCGATGTCCGGGTGGGCGCCCACGTCGGGTACCGGGACTTGGCCGGTTTTGGCCGGCGTTCTTTGGACATGACCTTCGATGAGCTGTTTGGCGACGTCCTCTACCAGCTCGGAGCCCTGGACGGGATGGCCCACGCGGTGGGGGCCTCGGTGGACTACGTGAAGCCGCACGGCGCCCTTTACAACAGGATCGTGCGCGACGCGGAGCAAGCCGAAGCAGTGGTCGCTGCCGTCCACGCCTACGATCCCGGTCTTCCCGTGCTTGGCCTTCCGGGCTCGGCCTGGATCACGCTGGCCGACGAAGCAGGGCACCCGGTCTTCCGGGAAGCATTCGTGGACCGGGCCTACCTTCCGGACGGGACACTGGTTCCCCGTACACAGGAAGGCGCCGTGCTGCACGATACCGCCGCTGTGGTGGCGCAGGCCGTGCGGCTGGCCACGCGCAAGGAAGTTGTGGCCATCGACGGTTCGGTTGTACCCGTCCAGGCCGATTCCCTGTGTATCCACGGCGACACCCCCGGCGCGGTCAACATGGCAGCAGCCGTTCGCGAAGGCCTTGAGCAGGCGGGCGTGAATATTGAGGCGTTTGCCTGA